In one window of Deinococcus radiotolerans DNA:
- a CDS encoding DinB family protein — MNLAAFQDALNARGAEVAAFFAALPAQDFTRAAPERWSPAQHLDHLIRSHKVLALALSIPRDRFGWGQRTPAGSRSAAELQAAYLEALRGGVKASGRFLPDPQGTQAELVQTYRDSVALLEHHLAADCTDTELHGATLPHPALGEVTLAEMLHFTLYHDLHHLRGVQNALKLQTLEIP; from the coding sequence GTGAACCTGGCCGCGTTCCAGGACGCGCTGAATGCCCGTGGTGCGGAGGTGGCCGCATTCTTCGCGGCCCTGCCCGCACAGGACTTCACGCGCGCCGCACCGGAACGCTGGTCGCCCGCGCAGCACCTCGATCACCTGATCCGCTCGCACAAGGTGCTGGCGCTGGCCCTCTCCATACCGCGCGACCGCTTCGGCTGGGGGCAGCGCACGCCGGCCGGCAGCCGCAGTGCCGCCGAGCTTCAAGCGGCGTACCTGGAGGCGCTGCGCGGCGGCGTGAAGGCCTCAGGCCGCTTCCTGCCCGACCCGCAGGGCACCCAGGCGGAACTGGTGCAGACCTACCGCGACTCGGTCGCCCTGCTGGAGCATCACCTCGCCGCCGACTGCACAGACACCGAATTGCACGGCGCGACGCTGCCCCACCCGGCCCTGGGTGAGGTCACCTTGGCCGAGATGCTGCACTTCACCCTGTACCACGACCTGCATCACCTGCGGGGCGTGCAGAATGCACTGAAGCTTCAAACACTGGAGATCCCATGA
- the fabG gene encoding 3-oxoacyl-[acyl-carrier-protein] reductase: MTEPIRKVALVTGSSRGLGRAMALNLAESGFDVAIHYGRNADEARKVADEAATHGVRAEVFGADLTVPANAGALVEDVIKTMGRLDVLVNNAGITRDTLAIRMKDEDWDAVLQTNLSSAFTACRAAIKHMMRARSGRIINIASVVGLMGNPGQANYVASKAGLIGLTKALAKEYGGRGITVNAVAPGFIESDMTAQLPDTVQQAYLGGIPLARFGQPEEVAALVAFLASDGAGYITGQTIGVDGGLNPH; this comes from the coding sequence ATGACCGAACCAATCCGTAAAGTCGCCCTGGTGACCGGCAGCAGCCGGGGCCTAGGCAGAGCCATGGCCCTGAACCTCGCCGAGAGCGGCTTCGACGTCGCCATCCACTACGGCCGGAACGCCGACGAGGCCCGCAAGGTCGCCGACGAGGCCGCCACGCACGGCGTCCGCGCCGAGGTGTTCGGCGCCGACCTGACCGTCCCCGCGAACGCCGGAGCGCTCGTCGAGGACGTCATCAAGACGATGGGCCGTCTGGACGTGCTCGTGAACAACGCCGGGATCACGCGGGACACCCTCGCGATCCGCATGAAGGACGAGGACTGGGACGCCGTCCTCCAGACGAACCTGTCCAGTGCGTTCACGGCGTGCCGCGCGGCGATCAAGCACATGATGCGCGCCCGCTCGGGCCGGATCATCAACATCGCCAGCGTGGTCGGCCTGATGGGCAACCCCGGGCAGGCGAACTACGTGGCGAGCAAGGCGGGCCTGATCGGCCTGACCAAGGCGCTGGCCAAGGAGTACGGCGGGCGCGGCATCACCGTGAACGCCGTGGCGCCCGGCTTCATCGAGAGCGACATGACCGCGCAGCTGCCCGACACCGTGCAGCAGGCGTACCTGGGCGGCATTCCCCTGGCGCGCTTCGGGCAGCCGGAGGAGGTCGCGGCGCTCGTGGCGTTCCTGGCCAGCGATGGCGCGGGGTACATCACCGGGCAGACCATCGGCGTGGACGGCGGGCTGAACCCTCACTGA
- the tig gene encoding trigger factor: MAELISREGNKVEFKVSVPAAEVNRAYDQVWAGLARDVRVPGFRPGKAPRKVIEGRVGKGYVEQEVRDRLLETHYTQAARELKLSLVDANIEPQALASGQTFEFTVKGETYPEVKLADWSGLSLSAAAPEITDEVLERTLNDLRERNATFESVERPIEAGDQVTIEEEGEDGGTYPVYLDVAEAHVRDALVGKTKGDTVEITVPAHSHGDHEHAEHTVTVKVVDVKTKQLQELDDAFAGSLNFDSLERLRTDLKGELERRAQQEGEAARREEFITALVDGMEADIPQALLERRREGMLEEIKDDLGRQGVKWGEYEAFMQEQGKLDDFMADLGKNAESRVKRDLVLEKLAEDLKVQVSDAEFNQTMNALAQANGLTPAELSKQLGPNGINSYYISLVREKGLQQAIAQLSGAKSEGSEAAESTDEQSTETSAE, from the coding sequence ATGGCAGAGCTGATCAGCAGAGAAGGCAACAAGGTGGAATTCAAGGTGTCGGTGCCCGCCGCCGAAGTGAACCGCGCCTACGACCAGGTGTGGGCCGGTCTGGCGCGCGACGTGCGCGTGCCCGGCTTCCGCCCCGGCAAGGCTCCCCGCAAGGTCATCGAGGGTCGCGTGGGCAAGGGCTACGTCGAGCAGGAAGTCCGTGACCGCCTGCTGGAAACGCACTACACCCAGGCCGCCCGCGAACTGAAACTCAGCCTCGTGGACGCCAACATCGAGCCGCAGGCCCTGGCCAGCGGCCAGACGTTCGAGTTCACCGTAAAGGGCGAGACGTACCCTGAAGTGAAACTCGCCGACTGGAGCGGCCTGAGCCTCAGCGCCGCCGCGCCCGAGATCACCGACGAGGTGCTCGAGCGCACCCTGAACGACCTGCGCGAGCGCAACGCCACCTTCGAGAGCGTCGAGCGTCCCATCGAGGCCGGCGACCAGGTGACCATCGAGGAAGAAGGCGAGGACGGCGGCACGTACCCCGTGTACCTGGACGTCGCCGAGGCGCACGTCCGTGACGCGCTGGTCGGCAAGACCAAGGGCGACACCGTGGAGATCACCGTGCCCGCGCACAGCCACGGCGACCACGAGCACGCCGAGCACACCGTGACCGTCAAGGTCGTGGACGTGAAGACCAAGCAGTTGCAGGAGCTCGACGACGCCTTCGCGGGCAGCCTGAACTTCGACTCCCTGGAACGCCTGCGGACCGACCTGAAGGGTGAACTGGAACGCCGCGCGCAGCAGGAGGGCGAAGCCGCCCGCCGCGAGGAGTTCATCACCGCGCTGGTGGACGGCATGGAAGCCGACATTCCCCAGGCGCTGCTGGAGCGCCGCCGCGAGGGCATGCTCGAAGAGATCAAGGACGACCTGGGCCGCCAGGGCGTCAAGTGGGGCGAGTACGAGGCGTTCATGCAGGAGCAGGGCAAGCTGGACGACTTCATGGCCGACCTGGGCAAGAACGCCGAGAGCCGCGTGAAGCGTGACCTGGTGCTGGAGAAGCTGGCCGAGGACCTGAAGGTGCAGGTCAGCGACGCCGAGTTCAACCAGACCATGAACGCGCTGGCGCAGGCCAACGGCCTGACCCCAGCCGAGCTGAGCAAGCAGCTCGGGCCGAACGGCATCAACTCGTACTACATCAGCCTCGTGCGCGAGAAGGGCCTTCAGCAGGCCATCGCCCAGCTGTCCGGCGCCAAGAGCGAGGGCAGCGAGGCCGCCGAGAGCACCGACGAGCAGAGCACCGAAACCAGCGCGGAGTAA
- the acpP gene encoding acyl carrier protein, with translation MATFDDVKDVIVDKLGVDADKVSPEARFVEDLGADSLETVELIMGLEDKFGITISDEDAETIRTVQAAVDYIESKQ, from the coding sequence ATGGCAACTTTTGATGATGTGAAAGACGTGATCGTGGACAAGCTGGGTGTGGACGCCGACAAGGTCAGCCCCGAGGCGCGCTTCGTGGAAGACCTGGGCGCCGACAGCCTGGAGACCGTGGAACTGATCATGGGTCTGGAAGACAAGTTCGGCATCACCATCAGCGATGAAGACGCCGAGACGATCCGCACCGTGCAGGCCGCTGTCGACTACATCGAGAGCAAGCAGTAA
- the fabD gene encoding ACP S-malonyltransferase: protein MKIAALFPGQGSHSVGMGADLTAAFPEAAEVYTQVEHVLPGLRAVIEQGPLEDLTLTANQQPALVAASVAAYRAWRAHTGLTPAFAAGHSLGEYSALVAADALSLGDALRLTRQRGELMQAAVPVGAGAMSAVMGDPAVVAEVCAGTEGAQPANFNAPTQTVISGTKGGVDAANAALKARGLKAIPLKVSAPFHCPLMAPAAAGLAPELQTTAFAPPAFPVYANVTAQPNTDPTALPGLLTEQITGAVRWVETIQALAAVGADVFIEFGPGTVLTGLVKRILPDARTINVGTAAQVQDFTL from the coding sequence ATGAAGATCGCCGCACTCTTCCCCGGTCAGGGCTCGCACAGCGTCGGCATGGGCGCCGACCTGACCGCCGCGTTCCCCGAGGCCGCCGAGGTGTACACCCAGGTCGAGCACGTCCTGCCAGGCCTGCGCGCCGTGATCGAGCAGGGCCCCCTGGAAGACCTAACCCTGACCGCCAACCAGCAGCCGGCGCTGGTCGCCGCGAGCGTCGCCGCGTACCGCGCGTGGCGCGCCCACACCGGCCTGACGCCCGCGTTCGCCGCCGGGCACTCGCTGGGCGAGTACTCCGCACTGGTGGCCGCCGACGCCCTGAGCCTCGGGGACGCGCTGCGCCTGACCCGCCAGCGCGGCGAACTCATGCAGGCCGCCGTGCCGGTCGGTGCGGGCGCCATGAGCGCCGTCATGGGCGACCCGGCGGTCGTCGCGGAAGTCTGCGCCGGGACCGAGGGCGCGCAGCCCGCGAACTTCAACGCCCCCACCCAGACCGTCATCAGCGGCACGAAGGGCGGCGTGGACGCTGCGAACGCCGCCCTGAAAGCACGTGGCCTGAAGGCCATCCCCCTGAAAGTCAGCGCGCCCTTCCACTGCCCGCTGATGGCGCCCGCTGCCGCCGGGCTCGCCCCGGAGCTCCAGACGACCGCGTTCGCGCCCCCCGCCTTCCCGGTGTACGCGAACGTCACCGCGCAGCCGAACACCGACCCCACCGCCCTGCCGGGACTGCTGACCGAGCAGATCACCGGGGCCGTGCGCTGGGTCGAGACCATCCAGGCGCTTGCCGCCGTGGGTGCGGACGTGTTCATCGAGTTCGGTCCCGGCACTGTCCTGACCGGCCTCGTCAAGCGCATCCTGCCCGACGCCCGCACCATCAACGTCGGCACCGCCGCGCAGGTACAGGACTTCACGCTGTGA
- a CDS encoding beta-ketoacyl-ACP synthase III: MSTPSPTRPTLGITALGMYVPERVVPNSEFEARMDTNAEWIESRTGIRERRFAAPDQYTSDVGVLAVRDMLRRDPQALQDVDAIICATVSPDALMPSTAALIGMQVGLTGAAAFDLSTACSGFVYALSVAQGLILAGSARRVLVVGAEALSKVVDQNDRNTAILFGDGAGAAVVGPVPAGYGFQDFIMGADGNGGSSLYLRCAAPNLPGGFPMGESVGMNGREVFKFAVRVLGDSGTQVLAKSGLTTADVDWVIPHQANVRIIEAAMDRFGLPMSKTIVNLDRYGNTSSATVPLVLREGVDAGQITDGQQLLLIAFGGGLSWVAGTMKWWDGAPSLKAESKAEVTA; encoded by the coding sequence ATGAGCACCCCCTCCCCCACCCGGCCCACGCTGGGCATCACGGCCCTGGGCATGTACGTGCCCGAACGCGTCGTACCCAACAGCGAATTTGAAGCCCGCATGGACACCAACGCCGAGTGGATCGAATCCCGCACCGGCATCCGCGAACGCCGCTTCGCCGCGCCCGACCAGTACACCAGTGACGTGGGCGTCCTGGCCGTGCGCGACATGCTGCGACGCGACCCACAGGCCCTGCAGGACGTGGACGCCATCATCTGCGCCACCGTCAGCCCCGACGCGCTGATGCCCTCCACCGCCGCGCTGATCGGCATGCAGGTCGGCCTGACCGGCGCGGCCGCCTTCGACCTCTCGACCGCGTGCAGCGGCTTCGTGTACGCCCTGAGCGTCGCGCAGGGCCTGATCCTCGCGGGCAGCGCCCGGCGCGTGCTGGTCGTCGGCGCCGAGGCCCTGAGCAAAGTCGTGGACCAGAATGACCGCAACACCGCCATCCTCTTCGGGGACGGCGCGGGCGCCGCCGTGGTCGGCCCAGTGCCCGCCGGGTACGGTTTCCAGGACTTCATCATGGGCGCCGACGGCAACGGCGGGTCCAGCCTGTACCTGCGCTGCGCCGCCCCCAACCTCCCCGGCGGCTTCCCCATGGGCGAATCGGTCGGCATGAACGGCCGCGAGGTCTTCAAGTTCGCCGTGCGCGTCCTGGGGGACAGCGGCACGCAGGTCCTCGCCAAGAGCGGCCTGACCACCGCTGACGTGGACTGGGTCATCCCGCACCAGGCGAACGTGCGGATCATCGAGGCCGCCATGGACCGCTTCGGGCTACCCATGAGTAAGACCATCGTGAACCTCGACCGCTACGGGAACACCAGCTCCGCGACCGTGCCGCTCGTGCTGCGCGAGGGCGTGGACGCCGGGCAGATCACAGACGGGCAGCAGCTCCTGCTGATCGCGTTCGGCGGCGGCCTGAGCTGGGTGGCGGGCACCATGAAATGGTGGGACGGCGCGCCCAGCCTGAAAGCCGAGAGCAAGGCAGAGGTAACCGCATGA
- a CDS encoding insulinase family protein translates to MTIMDSLPAAPRVGETLGRYTVERVELLPEMQGTLVLLRHELGARHAHVIRADDNSAFGVTFPTVPQDSTGVAHILEHVVLMGSQRFPVPDPFFSMLPRSLNTFMNAMTASDWTTYPFSTRNEKDFFNLLAVYLDATFFPLMRYESFRQDGHRFEFATPDDPTTPLKLQGVVYNEMKGAMASPGSVMWRAFGKALYPDLTYANNSGGAPEEIPNLSYEGLRAFHAAHYHPSNAFFYTYGQLPLARILDAIENHVMAQFAPQTLDVSIPDQPAFDAPRHESAVYPGTDVERGAQVLVGWKLGHSSDPDLNLRWSVLSDVLLGNPAAPLTRPLIESGLGSALADGSGYRDSFREGAFAAGLKGLPAGKAAEVEALVLRTLEEIATQGIEPELIESSLHQFEIAQKEVSNSGYPFALGVMFRLLGPWMQGGDPVTGLRLDAQLERLRTDLAQGAVFEPMLRELLANPHRVTLEVTPDPALAERAEADEAALVERLSADFTDEDRARIVADSLRLKELQGQEADRSVLPTLGLEDIPTAAPAVTYHTEQPGRARVARAAQPTGGLTYLDVQLRLPALPDDLLDALPLYTFAVTRSGAAGQDYVSLARRIEAVTGGVSAAVGVGTPPDDLNAVRLAVTFSGKALARNAPALVEVLRDLIAAPEFTRDRLEQLLKQRLAGLKASVVQAGNAYAERLAAAQLNATGAVQERFSGLTALATLKATVEGEGGLDALLKRFGRLRDLIRTAEPLVALTATPDDLNLDLTPLTGLFSGDAPVGRPAPTLPTRAPQARTTDVPVSYNAVAFPTVPYSHPDSPALLVLSRVLRSEYLLPELREKGGAYGGAASFDPREGVFAMSSYRDPHVTRTYQVFKDARAFLNGDLGERELTEAILSASKILDPLTSPDTAGRRRIYGDHAGYTQDVEQAYKARLLAVTLDDLRRVMDTYLTPERATYGVVTGRDPNSDDLAALGLKFDVQAI, encoded by the coding sequence ATGACGATCATGGATTCACTGCCCGCCGCGCCGCGCGTTGGCGAGACGCTGGGCCGCTATACCGTCGAACGGGTCGAACTCCTGCCGGAGATGCAGGGCACGCTGGTGCTGCTGCGCCACGAACTGGGCGCCCGGCACGCGCACGTGATCCGCGCGGACGACAACTCGGCGTTCGGCGTGACGTTCCCCACCGTCCCGCAGGACAGCACCGGCGTGGCGCACATCCTCGAACACGTGGTGCTCATGGGCAGCCAGCGCTTCCCGGTGCCGGACCCGTTCTTCTCGATGCTGCCCAGGTCGCTGAACACGTTCATGAACGCCATGACGGCCAGCGACTGGACGACCTACCCGTTCTCCACTCGTAACGAGAAGGACTTCTTCAACCTGCTGGCCGTGTACCTGGACGCCACGTTCTTCCCGCTGATGCGCTACGAGAGCTTCCGGCAGGACGGGCACCGCTTCGAATTCGCCACGCCCGACGACCCCACCACGCCGCTGAAATTGCAGGGCGTCGTGTACAACGAGATGAAGGGCGCGATGGCCAGCCCCGGTTCGGTCATGTGGCGCGCGTTCGGCAAGGCGCTGTACCCGGACCTGACGTACGCGAACAACAGCGGCGGCGCCCCCGAGGAGATCCCGAACCTGAGCTACGAGGGCCTGCGGGCCTTCCACGCGGCGCACTACCACCCTAGCAACGCGTTCTTCTACACGTACGGGCAGCTGCCGCTGGCGCGCATCCTGGACGCCATCGAGAACCACGTCATGGCGCAGTTCGCGCCGCAGACGCTGGACGTCAGCATTCCCGACCAGCCCGCGTTCGACGCGCCGCGCCACGAGAGCGCCGTGTACCCCGGCACGGACGTGGAACGCGGCGCGCAGGTGCTCGTCGGCTGGAAGCTCGGGCATTCCAGCGACCCGGACCTGAACCTGCGCTGGAGCGTCCTGAGTGACGTGCTGCTGGGCAACCCCGCCGCGCCCCTGACCCGCCCGCTGATCGAGTCCGGGCTGGGCAGCGCCCTGGCGGACGGCAGCGGCTACCGCGACTCGTTCCGCGAGGGGGCCTTCGCCGCCGGACTCAAGGGCCTCCCTGCCGGGAAGGCCGCCGAGGTCGAGGCGCTCGTCCTGCGCACCCTGGAAGAGATCGCCACGCAGGGCATCGAGCCGGAACTGATCGAGAGCAGCCTCCACCAGTTCGAGATCGCGCAGAAGGAGGTCAGCAACAGCGGCTACCCCTTCGCGCTGGGCGTGATGTTCCGCCTGCTCGGCCCCTGGATGCAGGGCGGCGACCCCGTCACCGGCCTCCGCCTCGACGCGCAACTGGAGCGCCTGCGGACCGACCTAGCGCAGGGCGCGGTGTTCGAGCCAATGCTGCGTGAGCTGCTCGCCAACCCTCACCGCGTCACGCTGGAGGTCACGCCCGACCCCGCCCTGGCCGAACGAGCCGAGGCGGACGAAGCCGCCCTCGTCGAGCGTCTCAGCGCCGACTTCACCGACGAGGACCGCGCCCGCATCGTCGCGGACAGCCTGCGCCTCAAGGAACTCCAGGGTCAGGAGGCCGACCGCAGCGTCCTGCCCACCCTGGGCCTGGAGGACATCCCCACCGCCGCGCCCGCCGTGACCTACCACACCGAGCAGCCCGGCCGCGCCCGCGTGGCCCGCGCCGCGCAGCCTACCGGCGGCCTCACGTACCTGGACGTGCAACTACGCCTCCCCGCGCTGCCGGACGACCTGCTGGACGCGCTGCCGCTGTACACCTTCGCCGTGACCCGCAGCGGCGCCGCCGGGCAGGACTACGTGAGCCTCGCGCGCCGCATCGAGGCCGTCACGGGCGGCGTCAGCGCCGCCGTCGGCGTGGGCACCCCTCCGGACGACCTGAACGCCGTGCGCCTCGCCGTGACCTTCAGCGGCAAGGCCCTGGCCCGCAACGCCCCCGCCCTGGTTGAGGTGCTGCGCGACCTGATCGCCGCGCCCGAATTCACCCGCGACCGCCTGGAGCAGCTGCTCAAGCAGCGCCTCGCGGGCCTGAAGGCCAGCGTCGTGCAGGCCGGGAACGCCTACGCCGAACGCCTCGCCGCCGCGCAGCTCAACGCCACGGGCGCCGTGCAGGAACGCTTCAGCGGCCTGACCGCCCTGGCCACCCTGAAAGCCACCGTCGAAGGCGAGGGCGGACTGGACGCCCTGCTCAAGCGCTTCGGGCGCCTGCGGGACCTGATCCGCACGGCGGAACCCCTCGTCGCCCTGACCGCCACGCCCGACGACCTGAACCTCGACCTGACTCCCCTCACGGGGCTGTTCAGCGGCGACGCCCCCGTCGGCCGCCCCGCCCCCACGCTCCCCACGCGCGCCCCGCAGGCCCGCACGACCGACGTGCCCGTCTCGTACAACGCCGTCGCGTTCCCCACCGTCCCCTACTCCCACCCCGACAGCCCCGCCCTGCTCGTCCTGTCCCGCGTGCTGCGCAGCGAGTACCTGCTGCCCGAACTGCGCGAGAAGGGCGGCGCGTACGGCGGCGCCGCCAGCTTCGACCCGCGCGAGGGCGTCTTCGCCATGAGCAGCTACCGCGACCCGCACGTCACCCGCACCTACCAGGTGTTCAAAGACGCCCGCGCGTTCCTGAACGGCGACCTGGGCGAACGCGAACTGACCGAGGCGATCCTCTCCGCCAGCAAGATCCTCGACCCCCTGACCAGCCCCGACACCGCCGGCCGCCGCCGCATCTACGGCGACCACGCCGGCTACACCCAGGACGTGGAGCAGGCCTACAAGGCCCGTCTGCTGGCCGTCACCCTCGACGACCTGCGCCGCGTCATGGACACCTACCTCACCCCAGAACGCGCCACGTACGGCGTCGTGACCGGCCGCGACCCCAACAGCGACGACCTCGCCGCACTGGGCCTGAAGTTCGACGTGCAGGCCATCTGA
- the fabF gene encoding beta-ketoacyl-ACP synthase II: MGVSGLKRVVITGLGPVTPIGVGAQAFAQAQRAGKSGIATITRFDPAETGSKIAGEVNDDLSAFVDPREAKKLDRYVQLALAGAALAVQDSGLSEDELRGERTGTVIGSGIGGVKTFEDQAGVLHSRGPGRISPMFIPMMIANMATGHVAMRYGATGPSSTVVTACATGTGAIGDAARYIQLGLADVMIAGGSEAAITPIAIGGFSNMKALSTRNDEPELASRPFSASRDGFVLGEGAGVVVLEEYEHAVKRGATIYAEVVGYGTSADAHHITMPAPEGRGAQVAMRMALATAGVNPDQVGYINAHGTSTHFNDLHETQGIKHVFGKHAHTLAISSTKSMTGHLLGAAGAVEAIAVAQALKDGILPPTINLTDPDPELDLDYIPLEAREAQVEYALSNSFAFGGQNAALLFKKI, translated from the coding sequence GTGGGTGTTTCAGGACTGAAACGGGTGGTGATCACGGGCCTGGGGCCGGTCACGCCCATCGGGGTGGGCGCGCAGGCGTTCGCGCAGGCGCAGCGGGCCGGGAAGAGCGGCATTGCGACCATCACGCGCTTTGACCCGGCGGAGACCGGCAGCAAGATCGCGGGTGAGGTCAATGACGACCTGTCCGCGTTCGTGGACCCGCGCGAGGCGAAGAAACTCGACCGGTACGTGCAGCTGGCCCTGGCGGGCGCGGCGCTGGCTGTGCAGGACAGCGGCCTGAGTGAGGACGAGCTGCGCGGCGAGCGCACCGGCACCGTGATCGGCAGCGGCATCGGCGGCGTGAAGACCTTCGAGGATCAGGCCGGGGTGCTGCACTCGCGCGGTCCGGGCCGCATCAGCCCGATGTTCATCCCCATGATGATCGCGAACATGGCGACCGGGCACGTCGCGATGCGCTACGGCGCGACCGGCCCGAGCAGCACGGTCGTCACCGCCTGCGCCACCGGCACCGGCGCGATCGGGGACGCCGCGCGGTACATCCAGCTGGGTCTGGCGGACGTGATGATCGCCGGGGGCAGCGAGGCCGCCATCACGCCCATCGCCATCGGGGGCTTCTCGAACATGAAGGCGCTGTCCACCCGCAACGACGAGCCGGAACTCGCCAGCCGTCCCTTCAGCGCCTCCCGTGACGGCTTCGTGCTGGGTGAGGGCGCCGGCGTGGTCGTGCTGGAGGAGTACGAGCACGCCGTGAAGCGCGGCGCGACCATCTACGCCGAGGTCGTCGGGTACGGCACCAGCGCCGACGCGCACCACATCACCATGCCCGCCCCCGAGGGCCGCGGCGCGCAGGTCGCCATGCGCATGGCGCTCGCCACGGCAGGCGTGAACCCCGATCAGGTCGGGTACATCAACGCGCACGGCACGAGCACGCACTTCAATGACCTGCACGAGACGCAGGGCATCAAGCACGTGTTCGGCAAGCACGCCCACACCCTCGCCATCAGCTCAACGAAGAGCATGACCGGGCACCTGCTCGGCGCGGCGGGCGCCGTGGAAGCCATCGCAGTCGCGCAGGCCCTGAAGGACGGTATCCTGCCGCCCACCATCAACCTCACCGACCCCGACCCGGAACTCGATCTGGATTACATCCCCCTGGAAGCCCGCGAGGCGCAGGTGGAGTACGCGCTGAGCAACTCCTTCGCGTTCGGCGGGCAGAACGCCGCGCTGCTGTTCAAGAAGATCTGA
- a CDS encoding FAD-dependent oxidoreductase — protein sequence MITPDCLRQVPIFADLAEELLHALAADSADVRLNPGEYLIREGDSVAFFVLLEGELNVTKDVAGEPQAVDTYGPGDSFGELPLLLGTSATVDLRARTPVRVMRVDSQDFMALLRYSDTLAGTVVSNMTRRVQNLQRVVLDAPPAVTLLVGSADDLHCFGLRDFLSRNQVVFRWLDPGTPTLACEIPTGVEAGPLPAVVLPDGQVLIRPSVRDLAPRVGLQVDPTMQEYDVVIVGGGPAGLAAAVYGASEGLCTLLIEKEAPGGQAGTSSRIENYLGFPTGLSGGELSARALRQARRFGAEVVTTREVETLVPGPDTHEVVLDGGARVRARSVVLTMGVTWRALPLGGVDRFVGRGVWYGAARTEAPGTRGKDVYLIGGGNSAGQAAMFFSNYARRVSLLIRAPQVERGMSQYLIDQLRARDNVRICECCEVTALHGDAHLSGLTVHHSDTGEDEHVQTDSLFVLIGADARTDWLDGVVLRDERGYVCSGLDLAPQGAWPLSRDPFPLETSVPGVFVAGDVRRGSVKRVASSVGEGSMSIALVHQFLALNAE from the coding sequence ATGATCACACCGGACTGCCTGCGCCAGGTCCCCATCTTCGCGGACCTGGCCGAGGAACTGCTGCACGCCCTGGCCGCCGACTCGGCGGACGTGCGCCTGAACCCGGGCGAGTACCTGATCCGCGAGGGCGACTCGGTCGCGTTCTTCGTGCTGCTTGAGGGTGAACTGAACGTCACGAAGGACGTCGCGGGCGAGCCGCAGGCGGTGGACACCTACGGTCCCGGCGACTCATTCGGGGAGCTGCCGCTGCTGCTGGGCACGTCCGCCACAGTGGACCTGCGCGCCCGGACGCCAGTGCGGGTCATGCGGGTGGACTCTCAGGACTTCATGGCGCTGCTGCGCTACTCGGACACCCTGGCGGGCACCGTCGTGTCGAACATGACCCGCCGCGTGCAGAACCTCCAGCGCGTGGTGCTGGACGCCCCGCCCGCCGTGACGCTGCTGGTGGGCTCGGCGGACGACCTGCACTGCTTCGGGCTGCGCGACTTCCTGTCCCGCAATCAGGTGGTGTTCCGCTGGCTGGACCCGGGCACCCCCACCCTGGCCTGCGAGATTCCCACGGGGGTCGAGGCGGGCCCCCTCCCGGCCGTGGTGCTTCCGGACGGCCAGGTGCTGATCCGCCCCAGCGTGCGGGACCTCGCGCCGCGCGTGGGTTTGCAGGTGGACCCCACCATGCAGGAGTACGACGTGGTGATCGTGGGCGGCGGCCCGGCCGGTCTGGCGGCCGCGGTGTACGGCGCCTCGGAGGGCCTGTGCACCCTGCTGATCGAGAAAGAAGCCCCGGGCGGTCAGGCCGGCACGAGCAGCCGCATCGAGAACTACCTGGGCTTCCCGACCGGGCTGTCCGGCGGGGAACTGAGCGCGCGGGCGCTGCGGCAGGCCCGCCGCTTCGGCGCGGAAGTCGTCACGACCCGTGAGGTAGAGACCCTGGTGCCCGGCCCGGACACGCACGAGGTGGTGCTCGACGGCGGCGCGCGGGTGCGTGCCCGCAGCGTGGTGCTGACCATGGGCGTGACGTGGCGGGCGCTGCCACTTGGCGGCGTGGACCGCTTCGTGGGGCGCGGCGTGTGGTACGGCGCGGCCCGCACCGAAGCGCCCGGTACGCGCGGCAAGGACGTGTACCTGATCGGCGGGGGCAACTCGGCCGGGCAGGCGGCCATGTTCTTCTCGAACTACGCCCGGCGCGTGTCCCTGCTGATCCGCGCGCCACAGGTGGAACGCGGTATGTCGCAGTACCTGATCGACCAGCTGCGCGCCCGGGACAACGTGCGCATCTGCGAGTGCTGCGAGGTCACGGCCCTGCACGGCGACGCGCACCTGAGTGGCCTGACCGTGCACCACTCGGACACCGGCGAGGACGAACATGTGCAGACCGACTCACTGTTCGTGCTGATCGGCGCGGACGCCCGCACCGACTGGCTGGATGGCGTGGTCCTGCGCGACGAGCGCGGCTACGTCTGCTCGGGCCTGGACCTGGCGCCGCAGGGCGCGTGGCCGCTCAGCCGCGACCCGTTCCCACTGGAAACCAGCGTTCCCGGCGTGTTCGTGGCCGGGGACGTGCGGCGCGGCTCAGTCAAGCGCGTGGCCAGCAGCGTCGGCGAGGGGAGCATGAGCATCGCCCTCGTGCATCAGTTCCTCGCGCTGAACGCTGAATGA